The genomic interval ATCTGCATCATTTAACACGATAACCGGTGCATTTCCACCAAGTTCTAAAGAAATGCGTTTCACTTGATCAGCAGCTTTTTTCATCAATAACTTTCCAATTTCTGTAGAGCCAGTGAAAGAAATTTTGTTGACACGTCGATCACTTAAAAGCGTTTCAGAAATAAGTGATGACTTGCCTGTTATCAAATTTGCTACACCATTATCGATTCCAGTTGCCATTAATTCATCCATAATAGCAATTGCTATGCGCGGTGTTTCACTAGATGGTTTAACGATAACCGTACATCCTGCTGCAAGTGCGGGTGAAACTTTTCTAGCTACCATAGCACCTGGGAAATTCCATGGTGTGATAAGTGCGCAAACCCCTACAGGTTGTTTAATGACTGAAATTCGTTGGTTAGGTGAAGAGGGTGGAATAATCTCGCCATATATCCGTTTTCCTTCTTCAGCATTCCATTTAATGAATTGAGCACACCCTTCAATCTCTCCTAAAGATTCGCTATAAGGCTTACCTTGTTCTTCGGTCATGATAGAAGCGAGTTTTTCTTTTTTATGAAGTAAGTTATCAGCCCATACATGTAAATATTCAGCACGTTCAGCAGCTGTTAATTTTGACCAAGAAGAGAATGCTTGGTATGAAGCATCAATTGCATCATTGATTAAAGCTTCAGTTACGCTAGGCACTTCTCCGATCACTTCGTTTGTTGCTGGATTAGTGACTTTCAAGACATTATCAGTTTGAACTTTCTTGCCATTAATCCAGTTATGGTTCAAATTATCTCCCATATAAATCTCCTCCTTAACACAAAAAGAGGCCTACACAGTTATCCTTTAAGAATACTGTATAAGCCTCTTTGCTCAATTAAATTCACTTGTATATTTCAGAAAGTCTAGCGACTTAAAAACAATGTTACTAAATATTCTGAACCTTGTCAATATTCAATCTCTAGATTATACTGTGACCTAACTTAAAAGAGAGAAGGGATTTCTATGACAAAGACATTAGACTTATTGAAATCGTTAATTGAATTTGACAGTTCAACCAAAGATGAAGCGAATAAAACACTCCAATTTTGTAAAACTTGGTTGGAACAAGAAGGACTAGAACCCGTACGATTGTCCAATGAAGGATTTGATTCTCTTATTTGTAATGTTGGAGCAGGAGAAAAAAGATTAATTTTGAATGGTCATGTAGATGTGGTAAGCGGTAATCTTAATCAATTTGAACCTAGGATTGAAGGAAATAAGATTTATGGTCGCGGATCGGCAGACATGAAAGCGGGTGTAAGTGCTATGATGAGTGCTCTGAGCGAATTACAGCATAAAGATTTAGGTAATACATCTGTTCAGTTGCAACTTGTAACGGATGAAGAAATCGGCGGAAAACATGGCGCTAATTTCTTAACAGACCAAGGTTATTTAGGAGATTTTGTCATTTGTGGTGAACCGACACAATTAGGAATCGGCTATCAAGCTAAAGGTATATTACAAGTGGATATTCATTTGAAAGGTAAATCTGCTCATGGCAGTC from Staphylococcus condimenti carries:
- a CDS encoding NAD-dependent succinate-semialdehyde dehydrogenase — its product is MGDNLNHNWINGKKVQTDNVLKVTNPATNEVIGEVPSVTEALINDAIDASYQAFSSWSKLTAAERAEYLHVWADNLLHKKEKLASIMTEEQGKPYSESLGEIEGCAQFIKWNAEEGKRIYGEIIPPSSPNQRISVIKQPVGVCALITPWNFPGAMVARKVSPALAAGCTVIVKPSSETPRIAIAIMDELMATGIDNGVANLITGKSSLISETLLSDRRVNKISFTGSTEIGKLLMKKAADQVKRISLELGGNAPVIVLNDADLDKAADAIVENKFENTGQMCNGINTVLAQSEVKNELTTKVIERVTQLRVGPGNQKDVQVGPLINSGAIEKVEKLVSEAEKAGANIAAGGKKVENSPSDLFYQPTVVTNVKPEMSIAKEEIFGPVAPIISFDTIAEAIKIANASPYGLAAYFFSNNVNNVYQVSEQLDFGMIGVNGTQLSVPQAPFGGIKESGMGREGGHYGLDGFLELKYISLSLDA
- a CDS encoding M20 family metallopeptidase, with translation MTKTLDLLKSLIEFDSSTKDEANKTLQFCKTWLEQEGLEPVRLSNEGFDSLICNVGAGEKRLILNGHVDVVSGNLNQFEPRIEGNKIYGRGSADMKAGVSAMMSALSELQHKDLGNTSVQLQLVTDEEIGGKHGANFLTDQGYLGDFVICGEPTQLGIGYQAKGILQVDIHLKGKSAHGSRPWEGENAIEEALKTYQKILDLPFAKESTKLFEGPSINLAKIRGGTVYNKVPDEAVISYDIRFLPGQSEKEILKQIKNEIDGEISIHLSGASVMNETDNPFIQKLVTEISQETHQSPESVKLFGQHGFADTRYFARFGTPAIEFGPSGAAWHGDGEFAEVDSIEIYKDILVRFAESFSN